The following are from one region of the Silene latifolia isolate original U9 population chromosome 9, ASM4854445v1, whole genome shotgun sequence genome:
- the LOC141600046 gene encoding 26S proteasome regulatory subunit 4 homolog A-like, translated as MSNKDIHVRLEYQNARLDLLEKKSNNLPSLLFYKSSISPLLITPLKHHHHNHQTTTTMGQGQSGLNRPPNDANNNNPAKKDKKFEPPQPPSRVGRKRKTRGGADTATNRLPVVTPHTKCKLRLLKLERIKDYLLMEEEFVSNQERLKPQEDKAEEDRSKVDDLRGSPMSVGNLEELIDENHAIVSSSVGPEYYVGILSVVDKDQLEPGCSILMHNKVLSVVGILQDEVDPMVSVMKVEKAPLESYADIGGLDAQIQEIKEAVELPLTHPELYEDIGIKPPKGVILYGEPGTGKTLLAKAVANSTSATFLRVVGSELIQKYLGDGPKLVRELFRVADELSPSIVFIDEIDAVGTKRYDAHSGGEREIQRTMLELLNQLDGFDSRGDVKVILATNKIESLDPALLRPGRIDRKIEFPLPDIKTRRHIFQIHTSKMTLSEDVNLEEFVMTKDEFSGADIKAICTEAGLLALRERRMKVTHPDFKKAKEKVMYKKKEGVPEGLYM; from the exons ATGAGTAACAAAGATATCCACGTTAGATTAGAATACCAAAACGCAAGACTTGACTTGTTAGAAAAGAAATCAAACAATCTCCCTTCTCTTCTCTTCTATAAATCCTCAATCTCACCACTTCTCATCACACCATTAAAACaccaccaccataaccaccaaACAACCACCACGATGGGACAAGGTCAATCAGGGTTAAACCGCCCACCAAACGACGCCAACAACAATAACCCAGCCAAAAAAGACAAGAAATTCGAACCACCACAACCCCCTTCTCGCGTCGGCCGAAAACGCAAAACACGTGGCGGAGCCGATACCGCAACCAATCGCCTACCAGTCGTAACCCCACACACCAAGTGCAAACTTCGCCTCCTTAAACTTGAGCGCATCAAAGACTACCTTTTAATGGAGGAAGAGTTTGTTTCTAATCAAGAAAGACTTAAACCACAAGAAGATAAAGCTGAAGAAGATCGATCTAAGGTTGATGATCTTCGTGGGTCTCCTATGAGTGTTGGCAATTTGGAAGAGTTAATTGATGAGAATCATGCTATTGTTTCTTCTTCTGTTGGTCCTGAGTATTATGTTGGGATTTTGTCTGTTGTTGATAAGGATCAATTGGAACCTGGCTGTTCTATTCTTATGCATAATAAG GTCCTTTCTGTGGTTGGAATTCTCCAAGATGAAGTTGATCCAATGGTCTCAGTGATGAAAGTGGAGAAAGCACCACTGGAATCATATGCTGATATTGGTGGGCTAGATGCCCAAATACAAGAAATAAAAGAAGCGGTGGAACTTCCTCTTACTCACCCTGAACTGTATGAAGACATTGGAATTAAACCTCCTAAAGGAGTCATATTGTATGGAGAACCTGGAACAGGGAAAACTTTGCTGGCCAAG GCAGTTGCAAATTCAACTTCAGCAACTTTTTTGCGTGTTGTTGGAAGTGAATTAATTCAGAAATACTTGGGTGATGGACCCAAGTTAGTGAGAGAGCTCTTCCGAGTTGCTGATGAACTCTCCCCATCAATTGTCTTCATTGATGAAATTGATGCTGTGGGTACAAAGAG GTATGATGCTCACTCAGGTGGTGAGCGCGAGATTCAGAGGACTATGTTAGAATTACTGAACCAGTTAGATGGTTTTGACTCGAGAGGAGATGTGAAGGTGATACTTGCAACTAACAAAATTGAAAGTCTTGACCCAGCTTTGCTTCGTCCTGGGCGTATAGATAGAAAGATAGAGTTCCCTCTCCCTGACATTAAGACTAGGAGACACATTTTCCAG ATTCATACATCAAAGATGACATTGTCCGAGGATGTCAACTTGGAAGAATTTGTTATGACAAAGGATGAGTTCTCCGGAGCCGACATTAAGGCTATCTGCACAGAGGCCGGATTGCTTGCTTTAAGAGAGCGCCGTATGAAG GTAACACATCCCGATTTCAAGAAGGCCAAGGAAAAGGTTATGTACAAGAAGAAAGAAGGCGTTCCGGAAGGGCTCTACATGTAA